From Cuculus canorus isolate bCucCan1 chromosome 7, bCucCan1.pri, whole genome shotgun sequence, one genomic window encodes:
- the LOC104067892 gene encoding beta-microseminoprotein isoform X1 encodes MVSVSLLQKSFLAFLFAMGVIVTLGDASCFSKLNKPGEGHEGCILDGKLYPFGDIARTENCYRCSCRRDAIRCCSLFHTPVNYDKENCKVIFNKENCDYDVVQKSDPSKECFVYSRVG; translated from the exons ATGGTGTCTGTGTCTCTTTTACAGAAGAGCTTTTTGGCTTTCCTTTTCGCAATGGGCGTCATAGTGACACTGGGTGATGCGAGCTGCTTTAGTAAACTGAATAAGCCAGGGGAGGGTCACGAAG GCTGCATCCTGGATGGAAAGCTATACCCTTTCGGAGACATTGCAAGGACAGAAAACTGCTACAGATGCTCCTGCAGACGAGATGCAATACGTTGTTGCTCCCT CTTTCATACGCCTGTTAATTATGACAAAGAGAACTGTAAAGTGATTTTCAACAAGGAAAACTGTGACTATGATGTGGTGCAGAAGAGTGACCCCTCAAAGGAATGCTTTGTCTATTCTCGTGTGGGCTAA
- the LOC104067892 gene encoding beta-microseminoprotein isoform X2 — protein sequence MKSFLAFLFAMGVIVTLGDASCFSKLNKPGEGHEGCILDGKLYPFGDIARTENCYRCSCRRDAIRCCSLFHTPVNYDKENCKVIFNKENCDYDVVQKSDPSKECFVYSRVG from the exons ATG AAGAGCTTTTTGGCTTTCCTTTTCGCAATGGGCGTCATAGTGACACTGGGTGATGCGAGCTGCTTTAGTAAACTGAATAAGCCAGGGGAGGGTCACGAAG GCTGCATCCTGGATGGAAAGCTATACCCTTTCGGAGACATTGCAAGGACAGAAAACTGCTACAGATGCTCCTGCAGACGAGATGCAATACGTTGTTGCTCCCT CTTTCATACGCCTGTTAATTATGACAAAGAGAACTGTAAAGTGATTTTCAACAAGGAAAACTGTGACTATGATGTGGTGCAGAAGAGTGACCCCTCAAAGGAATGCTTTGTCTATTCTCGTGTGGGCTAA